DNA sequence from the Sulfurimonas sediminis genome:
GCTCGTTACCGGAACTATGTCGCCGTATCCCACAGTCGAAATGGTCACTATAGCCCAGTACAGTGCTTCAAAAAGAGTATCAACAGGAGAGTCTGCCCTGTTGCCTTCCATAACATAAATCAAAACAGAAGAGATAAAAATGACAACAAAGGCAAAAATACCAAGCGTAAAAAACTCAAACTTTTTTGTTGCAAGAACAGAACTTAAAATCTGCAGACTTTTGGCATATCGAAAAAGTTTAAAAACCCGAAAAAGAATAAATATACGCAACAGTCTCAATTCATGGAAAAACGGTAAAATTGCAAGAAGATCTATAATAGCTTTTGGTGATGCCATATAGCTGAGTTTTACTTTGAGTATCTTTTTAAAAGCTTTGTAAAGATTGACCTCGCGAAGCAGAAATGTATCATGTTCCGCGCGTTTGACAATGATTTCACTGACACTGCTGTTTACCCACAAACGCAGCATATACTCTATAAAAAAGATGATAGAAATGACATAATTGCTAAAAAACATCAGGTAGTCATTTACATGATGTTTGACTTCCCGAATTAAAACACCTACACTTATAAAAATAAGTATAATCATAAAAATATCTATGTATTTCTTATATTTACACTTGTCATTCTCTAAAATATTGTAGAAAAAGTTTTTAAAAGACTGATACTTTTTTGAGGTATTTAAAAAATAGGCCGCATCAAGTATCAAACTTTTTATCATAGAAATTAGCCCAGTTTAGCTTTAAGAATTTCATTGACAACCTGCGGATTTGCACTTCCTTTGCTTGCTTTCATCACCTGACCGACAAAGAAACCGAAAAGTTTCTCTTTTCCGCCTTTGTACTGTGCAACTTTATCCTCATTTGCATTGATAATTTCATCACACATCGCCTCGATTGCTCCGGTATCTGTAACCTGTTTGAGTCCGAGTTTGTCAATTGCACTGTCAACATCTGTCGTTTCATTCTCCATTAAAAAATCCAAAACTTCTTTCGCCGCTTTGCCGCTGATGGTTTTATCATCTATTCTTTTGACCAAAAACCCAAGCTTTTTTGCATCTACCGGAGAGTTCGTGATATTTATCTCCCCTTTGAAACGGGCAGGCAACTCTACAGTCAGCCATGTAGTAGCCGTTTTTGCACTCACTCCTTCTTCTTGCAGCATTGTTTCAAAAAAGTTTGCTGTCTCCACAGCAGAAGTGATTACCATTGCGTTGTATTTATTCATACCGTATTCATTCACAAAACGCTCTTTTTTTGCATCAGGCAGTTCAGGAATTTGTGTATATTTTTGCATCATTTCATCTGTGACCACACATTTGAGCAGATCAGGTTCCGGAAAATATCTGTAATCAGCCGCTTCTTCTTTTCCTCTCATAGAGCGTGTTTCCTGTTTTACAGGATCAAAAAGACGTGTCTCCTGACAAATTTCCTCTTCATATGTGCCATCTTCCCATGCATCAACCTGACGAGCCACTTCAAGCTCTATGGCACGCTGAATAAATTTAAACGAGTTGATGTTTTTAATCTCGACACGGGTATACAACTTTTCATCTCCCTTTGGACGGATAGAGACATTTACATCCACTCGAAAAGAGCCCTCTTGCATATTTGCATCCCCTATATCCAAATAACGAATAATCGAGTGGAGCTTTTTCAGGTAAAGAATCGCATCTTCGGCACTGCGCATATCCGGCTCGCTTACAATTTCGAGCAAAGGCGTTCCGGCACGGTTCAAATCAACTTTTGAAATATTGCCGTCATGGATGTTTTTACCGGCATCAGCCTCTATGTGTGCCCGATTGACACGAATCGTTTTGTTCGAACCGTCTTCAAAATCAATTTGCAGTTTCCCATGCTCCACTATAGGTGTATAGAGTTGTGTAATTTGATAAGAAGAGGGAGAATCCGGATAAAAATAGGATTTTCTGTCAAAATAAGAAACTCTGTTAATCGTAGCATCAAGGGCCGTACCGAGCATTATGGATTTATGTATAACTTCTTTGTTAAGCACAGGAAGTGCACCGGGAAGTGCCAGACAGGTCGGACAGGTATTTGTATTTTGCTTATGGTTAAAACTCGTAGGACACGAGCAAAAAAGTTTCGTTTTTGTATTTAATTGTACGTGGACTTCAAGACCGATAACTACTTCAAACATAAATTTCCTTGTGAAAATAAATTAATTGTTCTTATTTTAACCAAAGTATGCTTTAAAGGACGTTATGAAGTGACTTGAGTATA
Encoded proteins:
- the gatB gene encoding Asp-tRNA(Asn)/Glu-tRNA(Gln) amidotransferase subunit GatB yields the protein MFEVVIGLEVHVQLNTKTKLFCSCPTSFNHKQNTNTCPTCLALPGALPVLNKEVIHKSIMLGTALDATINRVSYFDRKSYFYPDSPSSYQITQLYTPIVEHGKLQIDFEDGSNKTIRVNRAHIEADAGKNIHDGNISKVDLNRAGTPLLEIVSEPDMRSAEDAILYLKKLHSIIRYLDIGDANMQEGSFRVDVNVSIRPKGDEKLYTRVEIKNINSFKFIQRAIELEVARQVDAWEDGTYEEEICQETRLFDPVKQETRSMRGKEEAADYRYFPEPDLLKCVVTDEMMQKYTQIPELPDAKKERFVNEYGMNKYNAMVITSAVETANFFETMLQEEGVSAKTATTWLTVELPARFKGEINITNSPVDAKKLGFLVKRIDDKTISGKAAKEVLDFLMENETTDVDSAIDKLGLKQVTDTGAIEAMCDEIINANEDKVAQYKGGKEKLFGFFVGQVMKASKGSANPQVVNEILKAKLG